Proteins co-encoded in one Christiangramia fulva genomic window:
- a CDS encoding PorP/SprF family type IX secretion system membrane protein, with the protein MKKLITKYLLFAGIILFSIKGMSQQDPLFTQYMYNMSVVNPAYATDDPGMLDMGAIYRTQWVDVDGAPRTLNFFAHTPVSERVELGLTVVHDEIGGWVKENNITADFAYVIPASENTKLSFGAKAGLSTWDANLSGVVLNNPNDPAFENQNEIFPVFGVGAFWFGDHHYLGISAPNLFTSKHIENNSSLQKLGVEAVHYFLTGGYVFDLSSNAKLKPSFMLRGVQGAPLSVDVNANVLLYDRLEAGIGYRFDKSITGLVNFKITPSLRVGYAYDYPTYDLSQDGSHEIMLLFDLDLFGLKKGYDKSPRFF; encoded by the coding sequence ATGAAAAAATTAATCACAAAATATTTATTATTCGCAGGGATTATCCTTTTCTCAATAAAAGGTATGTCTCAGCAAGACCCGCTTTTCACTCAGTACATGTATAACATGAGTGTGGTAAACCCGGCCTATGCTACCGATGATCCTGGTATGCTGGACATGGGGGCGATATATAGAACTCAATGGGTAGATGTTGATGGTGCTCCGCGCACCCTCAACTTCTTCGCCCATACTCCAGTTAGCGAAAGAGTAGAACTTGGCCTTACCGTCGTTCATGATGAAATAGGCGGCTGGGTGAAAGAAAATAATATCACTGCAGATTTTGCATATGTGATTCCCGCCAGCGAAAACACTAAACTTTCTTTTGGTGCCAAAGCCGGTCTTTCAACCTGGGATGCTAACCTATCAGGGGTGGTTCTTAATAATCCTAATGATCCCGCCTTTGAAAATCAGAATGAAATTTTCCCCGTATTTGGTGTGGGAGCCTTCTGGTTTGGAGATCATCACTATTTAGGTATTTCTGCTCCCAACCTTTTCACCTCGAAACACATCGAAAACAACTCTAGTTTGCAAAAACTTGGTGTAGAAGCAGTACATTACTTCTTAACCGGTGGTTACGTTTTTGATCTAAGCAGCAATGCAAAACTTAAACCCTCTTTTATGTTAAGAGGAGTTCAGGGAGCACCTCTCTCTGTAGATGTTAATGCAAACGTGTTGCTTTATGACAGACTGGAAGCTGGAATTGGTTACAGGTTCGACAAGAGTATTACCGGACTGGTGAATTTCAAAATCACACCATCACTTAGAGTTGGTTATGCTTATGATTATCCAACCTACGACCTGAGTCAGGACGGTTCACACGAGATCATGCTTTTATTTGATCTTGACCTGTTCGGCCTGAAAAAAGGATATGACAAATCACCCCGATTCTTCTAA
- a CDS encoding OmpA family protein, which yields MKKIYITLLILLISITAFAQKSAVKEGDRYFAQAAYIDAADAYEKVNDKTQHILQNLGDSYFFTNQMKNAAEVYELLFLRHEGNIDAEYKFRYANALMAAGNYVKAYNYMNEVTGKNWDFEKFSKELDTAVPHKFKYDQVMNNQSSSDFGIGFYGDRVAFASTRNQERPIYPWNKLPTLDLYNAKIDSTGKVSDIILFSDAINTDAHESSATFNQDGTVMFFDRTNDKRVKNEEDVRVANISIYRAEKVNGKWTNVKKLPFSSEEYSVEHPSLSADGKKLYFASDMPGTTGSFDIYVVDVNEDGTYGTPQNLGPGVNTPHREQFPFISDAGVLYFTSDGHEGFGNLDIYRSEGDFSESQNLGRSINSGNDDFAFVIKEGQEKGFFASNRRGSDNLYQFTREENEVIKAPVVTDETSGQDIIPIDGSKIYFDFDKATIKPESKPVLDSVVTYMNENPEIKVKVESHADARGSDAYNMALSKRRAASTVKYLVEHGIDKSRLTSEGYGENRPVNDCTKPGICTEAQYAKNRRSVFVVSNRKSSDGTKDVNDMENEN from the coding sequence ATGAAAAAAATATATATTACACTTCTAATACTTTTGATAAGCATCACCGCTTTTGCACAAAAGTCTGCTGTTAAGGAAGGAGATCGTTACTTTGCCCAGGCAGCATACATTGACGCAGCTGATGCTTATGAAAAGGTTAATGACAAAACGCAGCACATCCTTCAAAACCTTGGAGACTCTTATTTCTTTACCAATCAAATGAAGAATGCTGCAGAAGTTTATGAATTATTGTTCCTTAGACATGAAGGCAATATAGATGCGGAATATAAATTTCGCTATGCAAATGCCCTTATGGCTGCAGGAAATTATGTGAAAGCCTATAATTACATGAATGAAGTCACCGGTAAAAACTGGGATTTCGAGAAATTCTCGAAAGAACTTGATACCGCCGTGCCTCATAAATTCAAGTATGACCAGGTAATGAATAACCAATCTTCTTCCGATTTCGGAATTGGATTCTATGGAGATCGCGTGGCTTTTGCTTCAACAAGAAACCAGGAGCGACCTATTTATCCGTGGAATAAACTTCCCACTCTTGACCTTTACAACGCTAAAATAGACAGTACGGGAAAAGTAAGTGACATCATCCTTTTTTCTGATGCGATCAACACAGATGCTCATGAAAGCTCTGCTACATTTAATCAGGATGGTACTGTTATGTTCTTTGACCGTACCAACGATAAGAGGGTGAAAAATGAAGAAGATGTTCGCGTCGCCAATATCAGCATCTATCGTGCTGAAAAAGTTAATGGTAAATGGACGAACGTTAAAAAACTTCCTTTTAGCAGTGAAGAATACTCGGTAGAACATCCAAGCCTTAGTGCCGACGGTAAGAAACTATATTTTGCCAGTGATATGCCAGGCACCACAGGATCTTTTGATATCTATGTGGTTGATGTTAACGAAGATGGAACTTACGGAACTCCCCAAAATCTTGGCCCCGGAGTAAATACGCCTCACAGGGAGCAATTCCCATTCATTAGTGATGCAGGGGTTCTTTACTTCACCTCAGATGGTCATGAAGGTTTTGGTAACCTGGATATTTACAGAAGCGAAGGAGATTTTTCTGAATCACAAAACCTTGGTAGATCTATTAACAGCGGTAACGATGATTTCGCATTCGTCATTAAGGAAGGCCAGGAAAAAGGATTCTTTGCCTCTAACCGAAGAGGAAGTGACAATCTTTATCAGTTCACCCGTGAGGAAAATGAAGTGATCAAAGCTCCGGTAGTAACCGACGAGACCAGCGGGCAGGATATTATTCCTATTGACGGCAGTAAAATTTACTTCGATTTCGATAAGGCTACTATCAAGCCTGAGTCCAAACCTGTACTTGATTCTGTAGTAACCTATATGAATGAAAATCCGGAAATAAAAGTGAAAGTTGAATCTCATGCTGATGCCCGCGGAAGCGATGCATACAACATGGCACTTTCCAAAAGAAGAGCTGCTTCCACCGTCAAGTATCTGGTTGAGCACGGAATTGATAAAAGCCGCTTAACTTCTGAAGGATATGGAGAAAACCGTCCGGTTAATGACTGTACCAAACCAGGTATTTGTACAGAAGCACAATATGCTAAAAACCGTAGAAGTGTCTTTGTGGTATCCAACAGAAAAAGTTCTGATGGGACAAAAG